One window of the Salvia splendens isolate huo1 chromosome 1, SspV2, whole genome shotgun sequence genome contains the following:
- the LOC121802626 gene encoding zinc finger protein GAI-ASSOCIATED FACTOR 1-like, with product MSNITGDEGSFSSGEVQQQPEKHSNPVATSTNSNGSSASQPQQKQPQPSAKKKRNLPGTPDPTAEVVALSPTTLMATNRFVCEICNKGFQRDQNLQLHRRGHNLPWKLRQRTTIEVKKRVYICPEPTCVHHNPARALGDLTGIKKHYSRKHGEKKWKCDKCSKKYAVQSDWKAHHKTCGTREYKCDCGTIFSRRDSFITHRAFCDALAEENNKVNQGLLGPNLSAQLPDLMSAMPITSNTNTHTNTSMGFNNPLKSLPQDLLPIPFKPINMPAGATYASGNLLGSPRSMPSSSSGLQLSSNSNQTGYNYHQDSKHLGQIFGSAQMSATALLQKAAQMGATATNSPMMQKNFVSTMAGPDHVSIRPSPTVHGYESFHNEPFNSGFSPQMMQKGPPELFEGGGDMVMYGGMLMDQNIPAPGFLKDMVEGSGDGRMGDMTTVDFLGVGGSRGQNLEMNQHRMQVMQNNNNNNFHHHQQQHEESDVEKPLYNTF from the exons atgTCAAATATCACAGGTGATGAAGGGAGCTTCTCTTCTGGAGAAGTCCAACAGCAGCCAGAGAAGCACTCCAACCCCGTTGCCACCTCCACCAACAGCAATGGCTCCTCCGCCTCTCAGCCGCAGCAGAAACAGCCCCAGCCTTCAGCTAAGAAGAAGAGAAATCTTCCAGGAACTCCAG ATCCGACGGCGGAAGTGGTGGCGCTGTCTCCGACGACGCTGATGGCGACGAACCGGTTCGTGTGTGAAATCTGCAACAAAGGGTTTCAAAGAGACCAGAATCTGCAGCTGCACAGAAGAGGCCACAATCTGCCATGGAAGCTGAGGCAGAGAACCACCATCGAGGTCAAGAAACGGGTCTACATCTGCCCCGAACCCACCTGCGTCCACCACAACCCCGCCCGCGCCCTCGGCGATCTCACCGGGATCAAGAAGCACTACAGCCGCAAACATGGGGAGAAGAAATGGAAATGTGACAAATGCTCTAAGAAATATGCAGTTCAGTCCGATTGGAAGGCTCATCACAAGACTTGTGGCACCAGGGAGTATAAGTGTGATTGTGGAACTATTTTCTCaag GAGAGATAGCTTCATCACTCACAGGGCTTTTTGTGATGCACTGGCTGAGGAAAACAACAAGGTGAATCAAGGCTTATTGGGCCCAAATTTATCGGCCCAACTTCCAGATCTAATGTCCGCGATGCCCATAACCTctaacacaaacacacacacaaacacatcaATGGGATTCAACAACCCATTAAAATCACTCCCCCAAGATCTCCTCCCAATCCCCTTCAAGCCCATCAACATGCCCGCCGGCGCTACCTATGCTTCCGGAAACTTATTAGGTAGCCCGCGAAGCATGCCCTCGTCGTCATCGGGGCTCCAGCTCAGCTCAAACTCCAACCAAACAGGCTACAACTACCACCAAGACAGCAAGCATTTGGGCCAAATCTTTGGATCGGCCCAAATGTCAGCCACCGCCTTGCTCCAAAAGGCGGCCCAAATGGGAGCAACTGCTACCAACTCCCCTATGATGCAGAAGAACTTCGTCAGCACCATGGCGGGCCCAGACCATGTGTCTATCCGCCCCAGCCCAACTGTGCATGGGTACGAGAGCTTCCATAACGAGCCGTTCAACAGCGGGTTCTCACCCCAGATGATGCAGAAGGGCCCGCCAGAGCTCTTCGAGGGAGGGGGCGATATGGTGATGTATGGCGGGATGCTGATGGATCAGAATATTCCGGCGCCCGGATTCTTGAAAGACATGGTGGAAGGGAGTGGTGATGGGAGAATGGGCGACATGACGACTGTGGATTTCTTGGGGGTGGGAGGATCAAGGGGGCAGAATTTGGAGATGAATCAGCACAGAATGCAAGTGATGCagaataataacaataataatttccatcatcatcagcagcagcatgAAGAATCTGATGTGGAAAAGCCACTCTACAACACATTCTGA